From the Ipomoea triloba cultivar NCNSP0323 chromosome 8, ASM357664v1 genome, the window CACCATTCCTCACCAATTCCTTCTATCTCCTCTCATTCTAGCTTTCATATCTTAGTTTTAGTGTTGTGTTTTTCTTCAAGCAAGAGTGTAGGAGGAAACTCCAAGAGTTTGGTCTTCAATCCATAAGTTTTCTTGTTCCCTTtatctctttacaatttatttaccatgcttatgaatttaaatattgttagttTGTTGTATTCCATTATGAATTGTGAGTAGTTGCATTAAGGACTTGAATTAGGGTAGGATTATCTTTATTGATGCTAAGTTCATGAATATTTCATAAAGGGGAAGGCTTTAATTCAAGAGTTTATTGAAGTATGCATAGATTTAATTGAAATCTTGTTAGTAAATGGTACGTAACATTTGTTAACTTGCCTTTGGATGATTTCACtttataatggaagttatatgTTGAAATCAAGCTACTCTTTGCATGCACCCAATTTAATTTACGAAAGTAAAGAACATTGTGGTTTTAAATTGCTTATGTCCTCTAAGAACTAGGAATTGATATGTCACGAAAGTGGAGCaaatccttgttctaatctttatctttagttcatgaaaatgaaatttagattaaagattcttttgtgcaattcattgaactcttaaattaattgttttccccaaatcttgttattgcatctataagataattctccttaattcgagtcctatctttaattatcaGAGTTTATACCAATTGTAATATTGCTTTTAATTCTTGATGAACCTGTTATAGCTTGTTACATATCAACTCATATATGATTGCTTGGattcttgttaaatttattcatcttaatgcctaagaatttaattgctatacaagtacatgccataaaacccaatcccttgagaacgatataattaacccacaaattcactacaccactttacacatcaactttttggcgccgttgccggggattggcatATCTGGTTgtattgtataattaattatctaatcttagcattaaaatgaatgaattttgaaggagatcaagttttgcttttattgtttaagtgttttctTAAGTTTGTTTAAATTTGGATACCTTTTGATTTATGCaaactagatcacaaggtggTCAAAACCTTTGTCCTTTAAACCAAGAACTCTCTAGAGAGTTAAGGAAGTTGAAGAAAGGCTCATCCAATCAGTTGAAAGAGTTTGAACCAGTGGAGATAAACATGGAGACCGGTGAATCTAGCAACCCAGGCCAAATGTCTCCCGGAGGAAGTAGTTCCCGAGCAAGCCCGAGTCAAGGAGCACACACGGAGGCTCAACCCAATACCTCTCAAGATCCAGTGGCACCGGTACGAATACCAATCTCTACCTCCATGGAAAATCCGAATCTAAATCCTTATTTAGGAGGAGGATTAGGTTTTCAATTTCCACCGCAACTACAAGGGGCCGGGATGCAAAATTTTCCTCATCTTTTGAACCCAAATTTCTTCACAAACCCTATGTTTGACCCATACCAGAATTTCCCTCAAAGAGCCCAACCCTACTTCTACCAAAGAGCACAAAATTTTCAACCCATGGCTACTCATCTGGCTCCccaatttgaagaagaagattgcaTTGCCTATCCCGGAATCGAGGCCAATAACTTTGAACTCAAGACTTCCATGATCAACTTGGTGCAAGCAAATCAATTTGGAGGTTCAAAGTTGGAAGATCCTAAGGCGCATATCACCCATTTCGACAGAATATGCCAAACTATCAAGATGAATGGGGTGTCTATGGATGCAATCAAGCTGCGATTGTTCCCATTTTCGTTGAGGGATCAAGCTCTGAGTTGGCTCAATTCCTTCGGGCCAAATCATTTCAACACATGGGACCAACTGTACAAATCTTTCATGCAAGAATACTATCCACCCTCCAAGGCTGCAAAATTGAAGAAGCAAATCCAGAATTTCCAGCAATTCGGAAGTGAAAATCTGTACGAGGCATGGAAGAGGTTCAAGGATCTCAGGAGGCAGTGTCCTAGGAATCTCCTATCTCCTGGGGATTTCATTTCATCTTTTTACGAAGGATTGCTGGACAACTACAAGACAGTGTTGGATACTTCTTCTATGGGGGGAGTGTTTCTTGATATGACGCCCGATCATGGAGAGCAGCTGATAGAAAGAATCACAGCCAACACTGCGTATTGGTACAATGAAAGAGTCGAGCAACCAAGGAAAGAGAAAGCAGTAGGTATGTTTGAAGTGGATGAGAAGGTTGCCATGCAAGCCCAACTGGATTCGATCCAACACATGTTGAAAGAAATGGTGTTGAATAAGAAGGCGAATGCTCAGTCAGTCATTTCCTCATCCCAGATGCCACCCACACCACAAGCCTACTCGATGGTACAACCAACAACTCCAAGCCCACCACCATCTTCAACTATGGCTATGGTGCTCAGTTGCGCTATTTGTGGCGGTGCTCATGCTTCTCAAAGTTGTCAACTATTGGAACCTGGCAGCCACAACTCTTATTCAACTGTAGAGCAAGTTGACATGATTGGATACCAAAGACCTCAAGGCCAAGCGCAATGGAGGAATCAAGTCAATCCTTCTTGGAGCAATCAAGGTTTTCAAGGGAGAAATCCACCTCCTGGTTTTCAAGGCAACCAAGGCTTTAGAGGTGGATATCAAGGCAACCAGCAATGGAGAGGAAATCAAGGACATGGTACGAGCCAAGCAAATACTCAGAATCAGCAAGGGTTTTCACAATCATCTCAAGATCCGGATATGAAAACCTTCATGAACATGATTATGACACAAATGAGTAAATTGCAAACCGAAGTTGAAGGTCTTCGAGCTCAACAACAAGGAGGAGGTGCCCAAGCTTCTACCCAACCTTCATTTAATGGTAAACTTCCAGCAAGCACTGAAAATCCTAGGAATCAAGTCAATGCTGTTGTAACTAGAAGCGGGAAGTCTTTGACTGATCCACCCTTTCCAGACGATAACATTGCTCTTGAAGatgaagggaaagaaaaagaacttcTACCACAAAAAAGAGATCCTGAAGGACAAGTGCAGACAAAGGAGGATACTAGCCAAGGTAAAAAGAACAAGGGCAAGCAAATTGATGATTCAGTGATTCCTTGCAACTTATTGCCATTTCCACAAAGGTTGTGGAAGTCCAAAGAAACCGAGAGGGAGAACAAATTCAAAATGATGCTTGACAAGTTGGAGATATCTATGCCTTTTGTGGATGCTGTTACTCAAATACCATCatacaagaaattcttgaaggatATTTTGAGTAATAAAAAGAAGCTGGAGAAGAGTGCAGTGATAGATCTTAGTGAGGGAGCATTGGCATGCGCTGCAATACAAAAGAATCTACCACCAAAGTTGAAGGATCCTGGAAGTTTTGCTATTCCATGTATCGTTGGAGGATTTGTTGTGGGTCGTGCTCTATGTGATCTCGGAGCTAGTGTGAGCCTCATGCCTTACTCCCTTTGCAAGAGGCTTAACCTTGGAGAGCCGAAACCCACTACCATGACACTTCAAATGGCGGATCGCTCAATAAAGCGCCCAGTGGGAGTATTAGAAGACATCCCAGTAATGATCGATCAATACTATATCCCGGGAGATTTTGTGATTCTTGACATTGAGGAAGATGCCAAGGTACCCATAATCCTTGGTAGACCATTTCTAGCCACAGCTGGGGCGATCATTGATGTAAAAAGGGGGAAGCTTGTTATGGAAGTGGCCGATCACAagattgaatttgatatattcaaaatggccaAACACCAACCAACTTACATTGATGAATGCAATATGGTGGAAATTTGTGAGGTAAACCCTAGTGAAGTCTTGAAGATTGACAAGGAGTATTCGATTGTTGAAGAACTTCTTGAGAAATTTGGAATCTACACCCAAAAGGAGATGGACACATGCGAGCAAGGGATTTTTGATCAAGGTGAGGCTGGAGAAAGAATTTTTGCTGCTCTTGACCCGCTAAGAGAGGAACATGCACCAAAGGTAGAACTAAAACCTTTACCTCCTAGCTTAAGGTATGTTTTTCTAGGCTCTAACTCCACTTATCCTGTAATTGTTAATTCTTCTTTACATAGTGATGAAATTGATAAGCTGCTTAATGTGCTTAGAGAACATAGGAGGGTAATTGGTTATACTATTGGTGATTTAATTGGCATTGATCCTAAGTACTGCATGcatagaatttatttagaagAGAATGCCAAACCTACTGTTGAACCCCTTAGGAGATTAAATCCCAATTTGAAGGATGTAGTTAAGaaggaaattttgaaattgctTGAGGCCGACATTATAtaccctatttcggacagcAAGTGGGTGAGTCCCATACATGTTGTTCCGAAAAAGGGCGGTATAACGGTCATTGAAAATGACAATAATGAGTTGATTCCTACTAGACTTGTTACTGGTCATAGAATGTGCATTGATTACAGAAAATTGAATAAGTCTACTAGGAAAGATCATTACCCCCTTCCATTTATTGATCAATTGCTTGAGAGAATGTCCAAGAATGAATACTTCTGTTTTCTAGATGGTTTTTCAGGATATTTTCAGATTTCTATTCACCCAGATGATCAAGAAATGACAACATTCACATGTCAATATGGCACCTTTGCTTTCAAAAAGATGTCATTTGGTTTGTGTAATGCACCAGCTACTTTTCAAAGGTGCATGATGGCAATCTTTTCTGAAATGGTGGAAGAAATCATGGAAGTATTCATGGACGATTTCTCAGTTTATGGTAAGTCGTTTGATGATTGTTTGATAAATCTTGATAAAGTTCTGTGCAGGTGCCAagaagtcaatttagttctgaATTGGgagaaatgtcattttatggcaACTGAAGGCATAGTTCTTGGCCACAAAATTTCAGCAAGGGGAATTGAAGTAGACCCGGCAAAGATTGAAGTCATTTCAAAATTGCCACCCCCAAGCTCGGTAAAAGGAGTAAGGAGTTTTCTTGGTCACGCTGGGTTTTACAGAAGATTCATCAAAGATTTCTCTAAAATTGCAAAACCCCTCACGCACTTGCTTGCGAAAGAGGTGGCGTTTAATTTTGATGAATCTTGTCTTATTGCTTTTAACAGATTGAAGGAAGCTCTATGTCATGCTCCAATCATTCAACCTCCTGATTGGAATCTACCGTTCGAATTGATGTGTGATGCGAGTGACTATGCAGTTGGGGCGGTGCTATGCCAAAAGAAGGACAGGTGCTACTATGTGATCCATTACGCAAGCCACACACTTGATGATGCTCAAGTCAACTATGCAACAACTGAGAAGGAGCTTCTTGCGGTGGTGTTTGCTATGGAGAAATTTCGGTCCTATTTGCTTGGGAGCAAGGTGATAGTTCACACCGACCATGCTGCTTTGAAGTATTTATTCCAAAAGAAAGATGCAAAGCCGAGGCTGATCCGATGGGTGCTCCTACTTCAAGAATTTGATCTGGAGATTAGAGACAAGAAGGGATCCGAGAATGTTGTGGCCGATCACTTGTCCAGACTTGAAGGTCAAAAGGATGAT encodes:
- the LOC116027382 gene encoding uncharacterized protein LOC116027382, with the protein product MQTRSQGGQNLCPLNQELSRELRKLKKGSSNQLKEFEPVEINMETGESSNPGQMSPGGSSSRASPSQGAHTEAQPNTSQDPVAPVRIPISTSMENPNLNPYLGGGLGFQFPPQLQGAGMQNFPHLLNPNFFTNPMFDPYQNFPQRAQPYFYQRAQNFQPMATHLAPQFEEEDCIAYPGIEANNFELKTSMINLVQANQFGGSKLEDPKAHITHFDRICQTIKMNGVSMDAIKLRLFPFSLRDQALSWLNSFGPNHFNTWDQLYKSFMQEYYPPSKAAKLKKQIQNFQQFGSENLYEAWKRFKDLRRQCPRNLLSPGDFISSFYEGLLDNYKTVLDTSSMGGVFLDMTPDHGEQLIERITANTAYWYNERVEQPRKEKAVGMFEVDEKVAMQAQLDSIQHMLKEMVLNKKANAQSVISSSQMPPTPQAYSMVQPTTPSPPPSSTMAMVLSCAICGGAHASQSCQLLEPGSHNSYSTVEQVDMIGYQRPQGQAQWRNQVNPSWSNQGFQGRNPPPGFQGNQGFRGGYQGNQQWRGNQGHGTSQANTQNQQGFSQSSQDPDMKTFMNMIMTQMSKLQTEVEGLRAQQQGGGAQASTQPSFNGKLPASTENPRNQVNAVVTRSGKSLTDPPFPDDNIALEDEGKEKELLPQKRDPEGQVQTKEDTSQGKKNKGKQIDDSVIPCNLLPFPQRLWKSKETERENKFKMMLDKLEISMPFVDAVTQIPSYKKFLKDILSNKKKLEKSAVIDLSEGALACAAIQKNLPPKLKDPGSFAIPCIVGGFVVGRALCDLGASVSLMPYSLCKRLNLGEPKPTTMTLQMADRSIKRPVGVLEDIPVMIDQYYIPGDFVILDIEEDAKVPIILGRPFLATAGAIIDVKRGKLVMEVADHKIEFDIFKMAKHQPTYIDECNMVEICEVNPSEVLKIDKEYSIVEELLEKFGIYTQKEMDTCEQGIFDQGEAGERIFAALDPLREEHAPKVELKPLPPSLRYVFLGSNSTYPVIVNSSLHSDEIDKLLNVLREHRRVIGYTIGDLIGIDPKYCMHRIYLEENAKPTVEPLRRLNPNLKDVVKKEILKLLEADIIYPISDSKWVSPIHVVPKKGGITVIENDNNELIPTRLVTGHRMCIDYRKLNKSTRKDHYPLPFIDQLLERMSKNEYFCFLDGFSGYFQISIHPDDQEMTTFTCQYGTFAFKKMSFGLCNAPATFQRCMMAIFSEMVEEIMEVFMDDFSVYGKSFDDCLINLDKVLCRCQEVNLVLNWEKCHFMATEGIVLGHKISARGIEVDPAKIEVISKLPPPSSVKGVRSFLGHAGFYRRFIKDFSKIAKPLTHLLAKEVAFNFDESCLIAFNRLKEALCHAPIIQPPDWNLPFELMCDASDYAVGAVLCQKKDRCYYVIHYASHTLDDAQVNYATTEKELLAVVFAMEKFRSYLLGSKVIVHTDHAALKYLFQKKDAKPRLIRWVLLLQEFDLEIRDKKGSENVVADHLSRLEGQKDDELPIDDSFKGETLYILTGLGKRYVPWFADIVNYLVSGYIPKDFNFNKRKRFLHDVKDYFWDEPLLFKRCADGIIRRCIPEEEFISVLSHCHSSPYGGHMSADRTALKVLQSGLFWPSLFATAREFVSKCNNCQRTGTINRKHEMPQKGILEVELFDVWGMDFMGPFPKSFGNEYILVAVDYVSKWVEAVATPRNDSKTVLKFVKKNIFSRFGMPRAFITDNGKHFCNKLLEKILLKYGIHHRLSTPYHSQTCGQVELANREIKSILEKVVSPTRKDWSLKLDDALWALRTAYKTPIGVSPFKLVFGKSCHLPVEYEHKAYWAVARLNLNEDLAREKRLMCLNELEEFRMDAYENARIYKERTKYFHDKRILRRYFEPGDQVLLYNSRLKLFPGKLKSRWSGPFQVEEHFPSGAVAISNKEGKTFVVNGQRLKLFNEAFKEQEAERNEAKAVWDLFQPIYE